One genomic segment of Bifidobacterium breve DSM 20213 = JCM 1192 includes these proteins:
- a CDS encoding DUF4190 domain-containing protein, whose amino-acid sequence MTDSNTNPYAGSGQSPWQPEQAPAPSSESDSGAANPSGEAGSQQPNDTYPGGGSVPPQTPYNPYAQGGTPYGQQYNPNYSQPYAQQYGYMPPAANQQYNGFAIAGFVCSFFTSIIGLIFSIIGLNQIKRQDGKGKGLAIAGIIISVAKLGIYLLMIVMIIVGLFSGMVDAVTNDLRSDYSYSRYDDMDDQYDSYYYDGQYDYDDSGDIDIDDLDRALEQLNGVSEWSPAFTVYSPAVSISE is encoded by the coding sequence ATGACTGATTCCAACACCAATCCTTATGCCGGTTCGGGGCAGTCGCCGTGGCAGCCCGAGCAGGCTCCGGCGCCTTCATCTGAATCCGATTCGGGTGCTGCAAATCCATCCGGCGAGGCTGGATCCCAGCAGCCCAATGATACTTATCCTGGTGGCGGTTCCGTGCCTCCGCAGACACCGTACAATCCGTACGCTCAAGGCGGAACGCCGTATGGGCAGCAGTACAATCCGAACTACAGCCAGCCCTATGCCCAGCAGTATGGCTACATGCCCCCAGCGGCCAATCAGCAGTACAACGGGTTTGCCATTGCGGGCTTTGTCTGCTCGTTCTTTACCTCAATCATCGGTTTGATTTTCAGCATCATCGGCTTGAACCAGATCAAACGGCAGGACGGCAAAGGCAAAGGCTTGGCCATTGCGGGCATCATCATCAGCGTGGCAAAGCTGGGCATCTATCTGCTGATGATTGTGATGATTATCGTCGGTCTCTTTTCGGGTATGGTCGATGCCGTGACGAATGATTTGCGGTCGGATTATTCATACAGCAGATACGACGACATGGACGATCAGTATGATTCGTACTATTATGACGGCCAGTACGACTACGACGATTCTGGCGATATCGATATCGATGATTTGGATCGTGCGCTTGAGCAGCTGAATGGCGTGTCGGAATGGTCCCCTGCTTTTACCGTCTA
- the glf gene encoding UDP-galactopyranose mutase: protein MAGVPNNSETTQYPDLVIVGAGLFGLTVAQQAVEHTGARVHIIDVRDHIGGNAYSYIDEETGAEIHKYGAHLFHTSNKRVWDYVNRFTSFTNYVHRVYATHDGEVYPLPINLGTINQFFHAHYTPAEAQKLIAEQAGELAGTDPQNLNDKGIQLIGRPLYEAFIKNYTGKQWQTDPSELPAAIIKRLPVRFNYDNRYFKDTWEGLPADGYTKWMERMIDDPRITVELGVDFFDESQPYNKTALKAAGVPVVYTGPVDRYFDYELGDLKWRTVDFKEVRYDEGDHFGCPVMNFSDADVPYTRAIEFKNFNPERHDSQNPDRTVVWEEYSRFAERGDEPYYPVNTDADKALYAQYEAKAKAEPNTVFGGRLGTYKYYDMHNVIDTALTAYEERVAPLLAK from the coding sequence ATGGCCGGTGTGCCGAACAATTCCGAAACCACCCAGTATCCCGATCTCGTTATCGTTGGCGCAGGCCTGTTCGGTCTGACGGTGGCGCAGCAGGCGGTGGAGCACACCGGCGCTCGCGTGCACATCATCGACGTGCGCGACCACATCGGCGGCAACGCATACTCGTATATCGATGAGGAGACGGGCGCGGAGATCCACAAGTACGGCGCTCATCTGTTCCATACCTCCAACAAGCGTGTGTGGGACTACGTGAACCGCTTTACGAGCTTCACCAACTATGTGCACCGCGTGTACGCCACGCACGATGGCGAGGTCTACCCGCTGCCCATCAACCTGGGTACCATCAACCAGTTCTTCCATGCCCACTACACGCCGGCCGAGGCGCAGAAGCTCATCGCCGAGCAGGCGGGCGAGCTGGCCGGCACTGATCCGCAGAACCTCAACGACAAGGGCATCCAGCTGATCGGCCGCCCGCTGTACGAGGCGTTCATCAAGAACTACACCGGCAAGCAGTGGCAGACCGACCCCTCCGAGCTGCCGGCCGCCATCATCAAACGCTTGCCCGTGCGCTTCAACTACGACAATCGCTACTTCAAGGACACGTGGGAGGGCCTGCCCGCGGACGGCTACACCAAGTGGATGGAGCGCATGATCGACGACCCGCGCATCACCGTGGAGCTGGGCGTGGACTTCTTTGACGAGTCCCAGCCGTACAACAAGACCGCGCTCAAGGCCGCGGGCGTGCCGGTGGTGTACACGGGTCCGGTGGACCGCTATTTCGACTACGAGCTGGGCGACCTCAAGTGGCGCACGGTGGACTTCAAGGAGGTCCGCTACGACGAGGGCGACCACTTCGGATGCCCGGTGATGAACTTCTCCGACGCGGACGTGCCCTACACCCGAGCCATCGAGTTCAAGAACTTCAACCCGGAGCGCCACGACTCCCAGAACCCGGACAGGACCGTGGTGTGGGAGGAGTACAGCCGTTTCGCCGAGCGCGGCGACGAGCCGTACTACCCGGTCAACACCGACGCGGACAAGGCGCTGTACGCCCAGTACGAGGCCAAGGCCAAGGCCGAGCCGAACACCGTGTTCGGCGGCCGCCTCGGCACTTACAAGTACTACGACATGCACAACGTGATCGACACCGCCCTCACCGCTTACGAGGAGCGGGTCGCACCGCTGCTGGCCAAGTAA
- a CDS encoding helix-turn-helix domain-containing protein — MSTRSISESSATYLPNAEDRRQLIDIKESLSALQEETQQLLDKQFDAMAAQNDFPVAMLKVPGSPDRPLTPELADVLFKVADQLSRGKAIFVAPYDTKLTTQDAADYLGISRPTLVKLLEQGDIPFTRVGRHRRVMLSDLQHYAVTQHDKNMQIFDAIAADEDPRATLDNPLIS; from the coding sequence ATGAGCACGCGCAGCATCTCAGAGAGCTCCGCGACTTATCTGCCGAACGCAGAAGACCGACGACAGCTCATTGACATCAAGGAATCCCTATCCGCCCTCCAGGAAGAAACACAGCAGCTACTCGATAAACAGTTTGATGCCATGGCAGCCCAGAACGATTTTCCCGTGGCAATGCTGAAAGTGCCCGGCTCTCCCGACCGTCCGCTGACACCCGAGCTCGCAGACGTGCTGTTCAAAGTTGCCGACCAGCTTTCCCGAGGCAAGGCTATATTCGTTGCCCCATATGACACCAAACTCACCACGCAGGACGCCGCCGACTATCTCGGCATCTCCCGCCCCACATTGGTAAAACTGCTGGAGCAAGGCGACATTCCATTCACTCGCGTAGGCAGACATAGGCGAGTTATGCTGTCTGATTTACAGCATTACGCCGTTACGCAGCACGATAAAAACATGCAGATTTTTGATGCCATCGCCGCAGATGAAGATCCTCGCGCAACACTCGACAACCCGCTGATTTCGTAA
- a CDS encoding IS3 family transposase, with product MAGAFADSKGRYGYRRIKAVLKTGVSEKAVRRIMAEEGLVAHAPKRRRYGSYEGETTPAPANLVDRDFTAERPNEKWLTDISEIKARDGKVYLSPMIDCFDGKIVAYTAGFSPNAELANRMLEKAASTLPGNARPLVHSDRGCHCRWPGWLGLMERFGLTRSMSAKGCSPDNAAAEGFFGRMKTEAVYPEKWEEHTRNEVLALVDEYIRWYNHERIKQSLGWMSPVQYRQSQGMAA from the coding sequence GTGGCCGGGGCGTTCGCCGATTCCAAGGGCAGGTACGGGTACCGCAGGATCAAGGCGGTGCTCAAGACCGGCGTATCGGAGAAGGCGGTCCGCAGGATCATGGCGGAGGAAGGGCTCGTGGCGCACGCGCCCAAGCGACGCAGGTACGGTTCCTACGAGGGCGAGACGACGCCGGCTCCCGCCAATCTCGTCGACCGGGACTTCACGGCCGAGCGTCCGAACGAGAAGTGGCTGACGGACATCAGCGAGATCAAGGCCAGGGACGGGAAGGTGTACCTCTCGCCGATGATCGACTGCTTCGATGGCAAGATCGTCGCATACACCGCCGGCTTCAGCCCCAACGCGGAGCTCGCCAACAGGATGCTGGAGAAAGCGGCCTCGACGCTGCCGGGGAACGCGCGTCCCCTGGTGCATTCCGACCGTGGATGCCACTGCCGGTGGCCCGGATGGCTCGGGCTCATGGAACGCTTCGGGCTGACGCGCTCCATGAGCGCGAAGGGCTGTTCGCCGGACAACGCGGCCGCGGAGGGATTCTTCGGCAGGATGAAGACCGAGGCGGTCTACCCCGAGAAGTGGGAGGAACACACCCGCAACGAGGTGCTCGCCTTGGTCGATGAGTACATACGCTGGTACAACCACGAGCGCATCAAACAGTCGCTTGGTTGGATGAGCCCGGTACAATACCGTCAAAGCCAAGGAATGGCTGCGTGA
- a CDS encoding SIS domain-containing protein has translation MSELSKGVVDVAQTEGILTELRQTFDHLDYRAVNAVLPVLQSARRIVCAGVGREGLTCRAFCMRLMHLGYDSHWVWDDTAPALSEGDVFFFTCGSGQIAHLLTIAQLAKDTGATVVCVTGVPNSDAARLADHVVFIPASVYKGSGDLVPTVQPMGTLWETASWILLDAIVYGLHERDNIGYAEMAARHRNYE, from the coding sequence ATGAGTGAATTATCTAAAGGTGTAGTCGACGTAGCGCAGACGGAAGGTATTCTGACTGAGCTGAGGCAGACTTTCGATCATCTGGACTATCGGGCGGTGAATGCAGTCCTTCCCGTTCTGCAGTCCGCGCGTCGCATTGTTTGTGCTGGTGTTGGGCGTGAAGGGCTTACTTGCCGGGCGTTTTGCATGCGTCTCATGCATCTCGGTTACGATAGCCACTGGGTATGGGATGATACTGCTCCGGCGCTGAGTGAGGGAGATGTATTTTTCTTCACCTGCGGATCAGGGCAGATTGCACATCTGTTGACCATTGCACAATTGGCTAAAGATACTGGTGCAACGGTGGTATGCGTTACTGGCGTGCCGAATAGCGATGCTGCGCGTTTAGCCGATCATGTGGTGTTCATTCCTGCATCTGTGTATAAGGGCTCTGGCGATTTGGTGCCGACTGTGCAACCCATGGGCACATTATGGGAAACAGCGTCGTGGATTCTGCTTGATGCCATCGTGTACGGACTGCATGAGCGCGATAATATTGGGTACGCGGAAATGGCGGCCCGACACCGCAACTATGAGTAG
- a CDS encoding ABC transporter permease → MAQQTKSKSGRSPRSNPIAEWWSGVDRSSKVLYGAVVVVCLGFYILLGNTLYNVGTLQSMGFQIGEFMFLALAMGIVMLTGGIDLSVVANMNVSAIIIAWMLSGSEMGRLGSPRVSIAVAVLLGIVATVVCGMVNGLLVSLAGVNPIVATLGTQLLFTGIASAATNGSSIGVGVLDYAMLGISTVAGVPVVFLLGLVCYLVVGWITSRTRYGRELYFYGSNPVASLFSGHRVNRTLVLTYAAAGIFVGLAAMVMVARVNSARVGFGETYLLQALLVVVLAGFDPFGGRGRFGNLLLAVIMLQVLQTGFTILNFSPFVKNLAWGSALVIVMVLSRAFELRANRTGRTVKAAADTASASVKTKEVNNE, encoded by the coding sequence ATGGCACAGCAAACGAAAAGCAAGTCGGGGCGCAGCCCTCGCAGCAACCCGATTGCCGAGTGGTGGAGCGGCGTGGACCGTTCCAGCAAGGTGCTCTATGGAGCCGTTGTGGTGGTTTGCCTAGGGTTTTATATCCTGCTTGGCAATACGCTGTACAACGTCGGTACATTGCAATCCATGGGATTCCAGATTGGCGAGTTCATGTTTCTGGCGCTCGCCATGGGCATTGTGATGCTCACTGGTGGCATCGACCTTTCGGTGGTTGCTAATATGAACGTTTCCGCAATTATCATCGCGTGGATGTTGTCGGGAAGCGAAATGGGTCGTCTCGGTTCGCCGCGGGTCTCAATTGCTGTGGCGGTGTTGCTGGGCATCGTCGCAACGGTGGTTTGCGGCATGGTGAACGGTCTTCTTGTCTCGTTAGCCGGCGTCAATCCGATTGTGGCGACGTTGGGTACTCAGCTGTTGTTTACGGGAATAGCTTCTGCGGCAACCAACGGTTCATCAATTGGTGTTGGCGTGCTGGATTACGCGATGCTGGGCATTTCTACGGTCGCCGGCGTACCGGTGGTGTTCCTCCTCGGATTGGTGTGCTATCTCGTTGTTGGCTGGATAACCAGCCGCACGAGATACGGTCGTGAACTATATTTCTACGGTTCCAATCCGGTGGCATCGCTGTTCTCGGGGCATCGCGTCAACCGAACGTTGGTCCTCACCTATGCTGCGGCAGGCATTTTCGTAGGTTTGGCTGCGATGGTCATGGTTGCTCGAGTTAATTCCGCGCGTGTTGGTTTCGGTGAAACGTACCTGTTGCAGGCTCTTCTGGTCGTGGTGCTTGCCGGCTTTGACCCGTTTGGCGGCCGTGGTCGGTTTGGCAATCTGCTGTTGGCAGTGATTATGTTGCAGGTGCTGCAGACTGGATTCACCATTCTCAATTTCTCCCCGTTCGTCAAGAACCTTGCTTGGGGTTCTGCTCTGGTGATTGTCATGGTGCTGAGCCGGGCGTTTGAACTGCGAGCAAACCGGACAGGGCGCACAGTGAAAGCCGCGGCGGATACTGCTTCCGCTTCGGTCAAAACCAAGGAGGTCAACAATGAGTGA
- a CDS encoding ABC transporter permease: protein MTRQADKVPLLRAKKFNSMEKTLMVIIVAYAIIVSVINPNFLSLGTLADLTRNGTGMAILAAGVYVIMIAGGIDVSFPAVAIMSGYTSVVIAVRTGIDSMLFIVVVAALIGALLGTVNALLIHWLELPTFIVTLGTSSIFYGLMTTLVGTKPVTISQMPKSMLSFGRWNVISFTVKGQQNGIAGFFLIAVIVYAAVWFVMNHTTLGHSVYAIGNSEESARRAGLSPLHIKLFIYPLMGVLAALMAIISFSNLKFVDPTSIMGTELTVIAAVVIGGTRITGGYGTLLGTFLGVALVQLLNNTLVFMGIQSSWNNLFIGAVMIAAVVVIYYGEKRRNRRNMSFLV from the coding sequence ATGACGCGGCAAGCCGATAAGGTCCCGCTGCTCAGGGCCAAGAAATTCAATTCCATGGAAAAGACCCTAATGGTCATCATCGTGGCATATGCGATTATCGTCTCCGTAATCAACCCCAATTTCCTTTCGCTCGGTACGCTTGCCGATCTGACTCGCAACGGCACCGGTATGGCGATACTCGCGGCTGGCGTGTATGTAATCATGATTGCGGGTGGCATTGATGTGTCGTTTCCGGCGGTGGCGATTATGTCTGGCTATACGTCGGTGGTCATTGCCGTGCGAACGGGTATTGATTCGATGCTGTTCATCGTGGTTGTCGCAGCGCTTATTGGCGCATTGCTCGGTACTGTCAACGCGCTGCTCATCCATTGGCTGGAATTGCCCACGTTCATTGTGACGCTTGGTACGTCATCGATTTTCTATGGTCTAATGACTACGTTGGTGGGCACTAAACCGGTGACGATAAGCCAGATGCCGAAATCAATGTTGAGCTTTGGTAGATGGAACGTGATTTCTTTCACCGTCAAAGGGCAGCAAAACGGCATTGCGGGCTTCTTCCTCATCGCGGTGATCGTATACGCGGCAGTGTGGTTCGTGATGAATCACACCACACTGGGACACAGTGTTTATGCAATTGGCAATTCCGAGGAATCTGCAAGGCGAGCGGGATTATCGCCATTGCACATCAAGTTGTTCATATATCCGCTCATGGGTGTGCTGGCTGCGCTGATGGCTATCATCTCGTTTTCGAACCTCAAGTTTGTTGATCCGACCAGCATTATGGGTACTGAACTGACGGTGATTGCTGCAGTGGTTATTGGAGGTACCAGAATCACTGGTGGTTATGGCACCCTGCTGGGTACGTTCCTAGGTGTTGCCTTGGTGCAGTTGCTGAACAACACTCTGGTGTTCATGGGTATCCAATCCTCGTGGAACAACCTGTTCATCGGCGCGGTTATGATCGCGGCGGTGGTCGTCATCTATTACGGCGAAAAGCGCCGCAACCGTCGTAACATGTCTTTCCTGGTCTGA
- a CDS encoding sugar ABC transporter ATP-binding protein, whose amino-acid sequence MRLQATDISKNFGGVQALKHVNVDIVGGEVHCLAGENGSGKSTIVKILSGVLTPNGGVITVDGTPYESLTARQAIGLGIAVIHQDLSLFGTMSVRDNICLPEHVHHHRSLINPQYAEDVSRKAMARIGADLDLDARVENLSMASKQQVAIARALALNAKVIFMDEPTTALTSTEVDSLLRTIGALKASGVSVIFISHKLDEVFSVADRITVFRSGEVIGTYQASQLDSRKLSALMTGHDVEFGVPENHIVADATPVLEMKHVKASKVSDVTLRVQAGEVVGMSGLLGSGRTETALTLFGLNALTGGSIAIDGQPAAIRNPRDAIANGIALVPEDRHREGLFLDRNLLQNSAASVLERISSRFGVVNVKKERQIGEDTLVNLQVNTRDLALLAQSLSGGNQQKVLLGKWVATAPKLLILDSPTVGVDVGSKSQIYEIIRQLSSRGIAILVISDEEEELLAVCNRIAIFVQGAVTTELSGEQLKPGFSAIYRNADRNGVGVVDVAAHPTNKEVA is encoded by the coding sequence ATGCGATTGCAGGCTACGGATATCTCCAAGAACTTTGGCGGTGTGCAGGCGCTCAAGCATGTGAACGTGGACATTGTCGGCGGTGAAGTGCACTGTCTAGCCGGCGAGAACGGTTCCGGTAAATCTACCATCGTGAAGATTCTTTCGGGTGTGCTGACACCCAACGGGGGAGTTATCACGGTGGATGGCACGCCATACGAGAGCCTAACCGCGCGGCAGGCAATCGGTCTGGGTATAGCGGTGATCCATCAGGATCTCTCGTTGTTCGGCACCATGAGCGTTCGGGATAACATCTGTCTGCCTGAGCATGTTCATCACCATAGATCGCTAATCAATCCTCAATATGCCGAAGATGTATCGCGCAAAGCAATGGCGCGAATTGGCGCTGATCTCGATTTGGACGCCCGCGTGGAGAACCTATCCATGGCGTCCAAGCAGCAGGTTGCTATTGCCAGAGCTTTGGCGTTGAACGCGAAGGTCATCTTTATGGATGAACCGACTACCGCGCTGACCTCTACTGAAGTGGACAGTCTGCTCCGTACCATTGGCGCGCTCAAGGCATCCGGGGTGTCGGTTATTTTCATTTCGCACAAGCTCGATGAAGTGTTTTCCGTGGCTGACCGTATCACGGTGTTCCGTTCCGGTGAAGTAATCGGTACATATCAGGCTTCGCAGCTCGATAGCCGCAAGCTGTCCGCGTTGATGACCGGGCATGACGTGGAATTTGGTGTTCCCGAGAACCATATCGTAGCTGATGCCACACCGGTGCTCGAGATGAAACATGTCAAGGCTTCGAAAGTGTCTGATGTGACATTGAGGGTACAGGCAGGCGAGGTTGTTGGTATGAGTGGTCTATTGGGATCGGGACGCACGGAAACCGCTCTTACTCTCTTCGGTCTCAATGCGTTGACCGGTGGCAGCATAGCTATCGACGGTCAGCCTGCAGCTATTCGCAATCCTCGTGATGCTATTGCCAATGGCATTGCCTTAGTGCCCGAAGACAGGCATCGCGAAGGGCTGTTTCTTGACCGCAATCTGCTGCAGAACAGTGCGGCTAGCGTGCTGGAAAGAATCTCAAGCAGATTCGGCGTGGTCAATGTTAAAAAGGAACGTCAGATCGGTGAAGACACATTAGTGAACCTGCAAGTCAACACCCGTGACTTGGCGCTGCTGGCGCAATCGCTGTCTGGCGGCAACCAGCAGAAGGTGCTGCTAGGAAAATGGGTGGCCACTGCGCCGAAGCTACTTATTCTTGACTCGCCGACTGTGGGTGTGGATGTCGGATCCAAATCGCAGATATACGAGATCATTCGGCAGCTATCTTCACGGGGAATTGCCATTCTGGTGATTTCCGACGAGGAAGAAGAGTTGCTGGCTGTTTGTAACCGTATTGCCATATTCGTGCAGGGTGCGGTAACCACGGAACTTAGTGGCGAGCAGCTCAAGCCAGGTTTCTCTGCCATCTACCGTAATGCTGATCGCAATGGTGTTGGAGTAGTTGATGTGGCTGCCCATCCGACTAACAAGGAGGTGGCTTGA
- a CDS encoding autoinducer 2 ABC transporter substrate-binding protein: MRNTLKTTLAAGLAVACLVPMAACGSGGLVGGSKSSGDTVKMVLVAKQEGIPWFDDMRTGVEQFGKDNAGKVDVKQIAPDSGDSAKQVQMVSDLISQDVDAIVVVPNDPQALKPVIKQAKAKGIVVIAHEASNIADDVDYDIEAFQNTDFGEAFCKPLAEGMGGKGKLAAVVGSKTMETHMAWYNSCKSMLEKDYPDIEFVSDEPYEDNNDDDTARKVATEILNAHPDITGFFGTSVSAGSNMAAVLKERNNKNIYVSSLGIPSVDMPYIDEGWVQYAQTWRPADAGYAALQLAYDKVKGESIETGLDLKADGYGSVEVKGHQVYGDAPLVLKKGDYADGKYPF, encoded by the coding sequence ATGCGTAACACACTGAAAACAACGTTGGCGGCAGGGCTTGCGGTTGCATGCCTCGTACCCATGGCAGCCTGTGGATCAGGTGGATTAGTGGGCGGCAGCAAGTCGAGTGGAGATACCGTCAAGATGGTGTTGGTAGCCAAGCAAGAAGGTATCCCGTGGTTCGATGACATGCGGACCGGTGTTGAGCAGTTTGGCAAAGACAATGCAGGCAAGGTCGATGTCAAGCAGATTGCGCCGGATTCAGGCGATTCCGCAAAACAGGTGCAAATGGTATCGGACCTCATCTCGCAGGACGTGGACGCTATTGTTGTGGTTCCGAATGATCCACAGGCGCTCAAGCCGGTGATTAAGCAGGCCAAGGCCAAGGGCATTGTCGTAATCGCTCATGAGGCAAGCAATATTGCTGACGACGTTGATTATGACATTGAGGCCTTCCAGAACACGGACTTTGGTGAAGCGTTCTGCAAGCCATTGGCTGAAGGCATGGGTGGTAAAGGCAAGCTTGCAGCTGTGGTCGGTTCTAAGACCATGGAAACGCATATGGCTTGGTACAACTCCTGCAAGAGCATGCTGGAAAAGGATTACCCAGACATTGAGTTCGTCTCGGATGAGCCCTATGAGGACAACAACGACGATGACACTGCGCGCAAGGTTGCTACCGAAATCCTCAATGCCCACCCAGATATCACGGGCTTCTTTGGCACCTCCGTTTCGGCTGGCTCCAATATGGCCGCTGTGCTCAAGGAACGCAACAACAAGAATATCTACGTTTCCTCTCTCGGTATTCCCTCTGTGGACATGCCCTACATCGATGAGGGCTGGGTACAGTATGCACAGACTTGGCGTCCGGCCGATGCCGGATATGCCGCGCTCCAGCTGGCTTATGACAAGGTCAAAGGTGAATCCATCGAGACCGGCCTTGATTTGAAGGCGGATGGCTATGGCAGTGTTGAGGTCAAAGGTCATCAGGTTTATGGTGACGCCCCTCTGGTGTTGAAGAAGGGCGATTACGCGGACGGCAAGTATCCCTTCTAG
- the xylB gene encoding xylulokinase: protein MQQLVAGVDSSTQSCKVVIRDLHTGKLVRSGAARHRRGTEIDPQVWRSAFDEAVRQAGGLDDVVALSVAGQQHGMVALDERGKVVRNAILWNDTRSARDAVDLISELGNGNEREGKRQWADRTGSVPVASLTVTKIRWMATHEPDNLSRTTAVALPHDWLTWNLLGGDDISTLVTDRSDASGTGYYSAQDNEYCKDLLKLAAGSEFAERVRLPRVASPAQRVAEAKIDGHNLVIGPGAGDNAGAALGLGLKPGEVAMSIGTSGVVSLVSAVATHDPEGYVTGFADASGNYLPLVCTLNASRVVDTFRALLNMSHAEFSRAALCAPPGAEGLVVVPYFEGERTPNCPDATGSIHGVTCENLTTSNIARAAIEGMLCGVGVGIRAFQQLGIPVTKINLIGGGAQSEAVRRIAPSVLGLPVCVPEYSEYVADGAARQAAWVYEGGAEPPVWTPHLSSDYICDYAPFILERFQEVSSRFMLRSEARADVGRHGDGVQL from the coding sequence ATGCAGCAGCTCGTGGCAGGTGTCGATTCATCAACGCAATCCTGCAAAGTCGTCATTCGTGATTTGCATACCGGCAAATTGGTGAGGTCAGGTGCGGCCAGGCATCGGCGCGGAACAGAAATCGATCCTCAGGTATGGCGTTCGGCCTTCGACGAGGCTGTGCGCCAAGCCGGTGGGTTGGATGACGTGGTGGCGCTATCCGTGGCCGGCCAGCAGCACGGTATGGTCGCGCTTGATGAGCGTGGCAAGGTGGTGCGCAATGCGATTCTGTGGAATGATACGCGTTCTGCTCGCGATGCGGTGGATCTTATTTCGGAGCTCGGCAACGGTAATGAGCGAGAAGGCAAGCGCCAATGGGCTGATCGGACGGGCAGTGTGCCTGTTGCTTCGCTAACAGTGACGAAAATCAGATGGATGGCTACTCATGAGCCCGATAACTTGTCTCGCACTACTGCTGTAGCGCTACCTCATGATTGGCTTACCTGGAACCTGCTAGGTGGCGACGATATAAGCACTTTAGTCACGGATCGTTCTGACGCTTCGGGCACTGGTTATTACTCCGCACAAGATAACGAGTACTGCAAGGATTTGTTGAAACTCGCGGCGGGAAGCGAATTCGCAGAACGCGTGAGGTTGCCTCGAGTTGCCTCGCCCGCTCAGCGTGTGGCCGAAGCAAAAATTGACGGGCACAATCTTGTGATTGGTCCGGGCGCTGGAGATAATGCCGGTGCGGCGCTCGGACTCGGTCTCAAGCCAGGAGAAGTGGCTATGTCTATCGGGACATCGGGTGTGGTGTCGCTGGTATCGGCTGTCGCCACGCATGATCCTGAAGGATATGTGACTGGTTTTGCGGATGCCAGCGGAAACTATCTGCCACTGGTCTGTACGTTGAATGCCTCACGTGTTGTCGATACGTTCCGGGCTTTGCTCAATATGAGTCATGCTGAATTCTCTCGGGCGGCGCTATGCGCGCCGCCTGGTGCCGAGGGGCTGGTTGTGGTTCCGTACTTTGAGGGGGAGCGGACGCCGAATTGTCCGGATGCCACAGGGTCTATCCATGGTGTCACCTGCGAAAATCTCACTACCTCGAACATTGCGCGAGCCGCCATCGAGGGCATGCTGTGTGGTGTAGGCGTAGGTATCCGAGCATTTCAGCAGCTCGGCATTCCGGTTACCAAAATCAACCTCATCGGGGGTGGCGCTCAGTCGGAAGCAGTGCGGCGCATCGCCCCGTCGGTACTTGGATTGCCTGTATGTGTGCCAGAATACAGCGAATACGTGGCGGACGGTGCTGCACGTCAGGCGGCGTGGGTGTACGAGGGTGGCGCTGAACCACCGGTCTGGACTCCTCATCTGTCTAGTGATTACATCTGCGATTACGCACCGTTTATCTTAGAACGTTTCCAAGAAGTATCGTCGCGATTCATGCTTCGGTCAGAGGCTCGAGCTGATGTGGGGCGTCATGGGGATGGAGTCCAGCTGTAA